In a genomic window of Sulfurimonas denitrificans DSM 1251:
- the nspC gene encoding carboxynorspermidine decarboxylase produces MNTQESISTPYYMCDESLLRANLEILDYVQKQSGAKIILALKGFAMWSTFPLVKQYLRGCTCSGLHEALLAREEFAKEDKNLEVHTYSPAFKDEDIDEIARISNHIVFNSPTQLFKYCDRVKKINPHVNLSLRINPEQSSSPKDIYNPCGLYSRLGTTLANFDERVLEHIDGLNFHALCEQDVDALEDVLVAFEEKFSKYFKNMKYINFGGGHHITKKGYDVDKLIKIIKEFITKYDVEVYLEPGEAVGWQTGVLVSSVLDIVHNGIDIAILDTSAEAHMPDTLAMPYRAMVRRSGEAGEKKHTYRFGGNTCLAGDIMGDYSFDKPLYVGDKVIFEDQIHYTFVKNTTFNGIKLPSLVILREDKTLDVIKEFGYQDYRNRLS; encoded by the coding sequence ATGAATACTCAAGAGAGCATTTCTACACCATACTACATGTGTGATGAGTCACTTCTTCGTGCAAATCTTGAGATATTAGATTATGTGCAAAAGCAGAGTGGAGCTAAGATAATTTTAGCTCTAAAAGGTTTTGCCATGTGGAGTACATTTCCGCTTGTAAAGCAGTACTTAAGAGGTTGTACATGTAGTGGACTTCATGAAGCACTTTTGGCTAGAGAAGAGTTTGCAAAAGAGGATAAAAATCTTGAAGTTCATACCTACTCGCCAGCTTTTAAAGATGAAGACATTGATGAGATTGCACGCATATCTAATCACATAGTTTTTAACTCACCAACTCAACTCTTTAAATATTGCGATAGAGTAAAAAAGATAAATCCACATGTTAATCTATCACTTAGAATAAATCCAGAACAGTCATCTTCTCCAAAAGACATTTACAATCCTTGCGGGCTTTACAGCAGGCTTGGAACAACTTTAGCAAATTTTGATGAGAGAGTTTTAGAACATATAGATGGACTGAATTTTCACGCACTTTGTGAGCAAGATGTTGATGCCTTAGAGGATGTTTTAGTAGCTTTTGAAGAGAAATTTTCCAAGTACTTTAAAAATATGAAATATATAAATTTTGGCGGTGGACACCACATAACAAAAAAAGGTTATGATGTTGATAAGCTTATAAAAATAATAAAAGAGTTTATAACAAAATATGACGTTGAAGTCTATTTGGAACCTGGGGAAGCAGTTGGTTGGCAAACAGGTGTACTTGTAAGTAGTGTTTTGGATATTGTTCACAACGGCATAGATATAGCCATTTTAGATACTTCAGCTGAAGCTCATATGCCAGATACTTTAGCAATGCCATATCGAGCTATGGTTAGAAGAAGCGGCGAGGCTGGAGAGAAAAAGCACACATACCGTTTTGGTGGAAATACTTGTTTAGCGGGAGACATCATGGGTGATTACTCTTTTGATAAACCTCTATATGTAGGCGATAAAGTTATATTTGAAGATCAAATTCATTACACTTTTGTAAAAAACACTACATTCAACGGTATAAAGTTACCCTCATTGGTTATACTAAGAGAGGATAAAACTCTTGATGTTATAAAAGAGTTTGGATATCAAGATTATAGAAATAGATTATCTTAA
- a CDS encoding saccharopine dehydrogenase family protein, which translates to MRTTLIIGAGGVSRVVVYKCVQNADVFGKIVLASRTLKKCQDIKDELPNADIEVASVNADSTEEVIKLINSCKPSIVINVALPYQDLTIMDACIATKTPYLDTANYEHPDEAKFEYKLQWARDEKFKEAGIMGLLGSGFDPGATNVFCAYAQKHYFDEIHTIDILDCNAGDHGYAFATNFNPEINLREVSANGRYWENGKWIETAPLEIMQVWDYPEVGPKDSYLLYHEEMESLVKHIKGLKRIRFFMTFGQSYIKHMEVLQNVGMLGIEPVEHKGMMITPIEFLKTLLPDPASLGPRTKGKTNIGIVAEGIKDGKKRKIYIYQVKEHEECFAETNSQGVSYTTGVPAMIGAKLMLKGIWNGVGVFNMEQMNPDPFMEEMNTQGLPWQIKELEV; encoded by the coding sequence TTGAGAACAACATTAATAATAGGCGCAGGCGGAGTAAGTCGCGTTGTTGTATATAAATGTGTACAAAACGCGGATGTTTTTGGAAAAATAGTTTTGGCAAGTAGAACACTTAAAAAGTGTCAAGATATAAAAGATGAACTGCCAAATGCAGATATTGAGGTGGCTTCTGTTAATGCTGACTCCACAGAAGAGGTAATAAAACTTATAAACTCATGTAAGCCGAGCATAGTTATAAATGTTGCTCTTCCATACCAAGATTTAACTATTATGGATGCTTGTATCGCAACAAAAACACCATATCTTGATACTGCAAACTATGAGCATCCAGATGAGGCTAAGTTTGAGTATAAACTTCAATGGGCAAGAGATGAGAAGTTTAAAGAAGCTGGAATTATGGGACTTTTGGGAAGTGGTTTTGACCCAGGGGCTACAAACGTATTTTGTGCTTATGCTCAGAAACACTACTTTGATGAGATTCATACTATAGATATTTTGGATTGTAATGCAGGGGATCACGGTTACGCTTTTGCAACAAATTTCAACCCTGAGATAAATCTTCGTGAAGTTAGTGCAAACGGCAGATATTGGGAAAATGGAAAATGGATAGAGACTGCACCGCTTGAAATTATGCAAGTTTGGGACTATCCTGAAGTCGGCCCAAAAGATAGTTATCTGCTCTACCATGAAGAGATGGAATCACTTGTAAAACACATAAAAGGTCTAAAAAGAATTAGATTTTTTATGACATTTGGACAGAGTTACATAAAACATATGGAAGTTTTACAAAATGTAGGGATGCTTGGAATTGAACCTGTTGAGCATAAGGGTATGATGATAACCCCGATAGAATTTTTAAAAACACTTCTGCCTGACCCTGCGTCACTTGGTCCTCGCACAAAAGGTAAAACAAATATCGGCATTGTTGCAGAGGGCATTAAAGATGGCAAAAAAAGAAAAATCTATATCTATCAAGTAAAAGAGCATGAAGAGTGCTTTGCTGAGACTAACTCTCAAGGAGTTTCATACACAACAGGTGTTCCAGCCATGATAGGTGCAAAACTTATGCTAAAAGGTATCTGGAATGGAGTTGGAGTCTTTAATATGGAACAGATGAATCCAGATCCGTTTATGGAGGAGATGAACACACAAGGTCTTCCTTGGCAGATAAAAGAGTTAGAGGTATAG
- a CDS encoding MFS transporter, producing the protein MFKIVGIINYLFVVFLNAFTDLGHKIIIQNTVFKTYEGSEQIIFTAVVNALILLPFILAFSPSGFLADRFAKNIIMKYSALLAVFITLLITYSYYQGWFFTAFALTFLLALQSAIYGPAKYGYIKELVGVKYISAGNGAIQATTTAAILLGIIFYTVLFEMLLGDNFSTKEDILHVIAPLGWLLVLGSVVEYILASKLPNKMIEATKREFVFKRYIRGEYLKKNMIMIMRKKEIFDAIIALSLFWSISQVVLAIFGEYAKGKLGITNAITVQGVMALAVLGIVFGSVIAANLSKYYVNMGLSALSAFGIAVVLFFIPHTSSITLLSLEFIFFGLFSGVLIVPLNAKIQLLSPNIHLGTILAGNNFIQTLFMFAFLMLTTIFAYFGVDATSLFYLMMITGVYLSIKLFKRYFVMSFWAFFELLFRIRYKFNYVGLENVEPSGAIMLIGNHVSWIDWFILQLPLERRISYIIDKDIYKHKLLNWAFKLAELIPVSQRASKNSFVETSMKLKNGKIVAIFPEGEISRSSDVSKFYRGYEFIDRSGSVIVPFYIDGVFGSLFARHKGDARRCFLKKREITLYFGEPITGTITPEELREMVVNLKC; encoded by the coding sequence ATGTTTAAAATAGTAGGTATTATAAACTATCTTTTTGTGGTTTTTTTAAATGCTTTTACGGATTTAGGGCATAAAATAATCATCCAAAATACTGTTTTTAAAACTTATGAAGGATCAGAGCAGATAATATTTACCGCAGTTGTAAACGCTCTTATTCTGCTTCCATTTATCCTTGCCTTTTCTCCCTCTGGATTTTTAGCAGATAGATTTGCAAAAAATATCATCATGAAGTACTCAGCGCTTCTAGCTGTATTTATAACACTTTTAATTACATACTCATATTATCAAGGTTGGTTTTTTACAGCTTTTGCTCTGACATTTTTACTTGCACTTCAAAGCGCAATCTATGGACCAGCAAAATATGGCTATATAAAAGAACTAGTTGGCGTTAAATATATAAGTGCTGGAAATGGTGCCATTCAAGCCACAACCACCGCCGCAATTTTGCTTGGAATCATTTTTTATACCGTTTTATTTGAGATGCTCTTAGGGGATAATTTTTCTACCAAAGAAGATATTTTACATGTAATTGCACCGCTTGGATGGCTTTTAGTTCTTGGCTCGGTTGTTGAGTATATTTTGGCTTCAAAACTGCCAAATAAGATGATAGAAGCGACTAAGAGAGAGTTTGTCTTTAAGAGATATATTAGAGGCGAATATCTCAAGAAAAATATGATTATGATAATGAGAAAAAAAGAGATTTTTGATGCAATCATAGCGCTTAGTCTTTTTTGGTCTATTTCTCAAGTTGTTTTAGCAATTTTTGGAGAGTATGCAAAGGGTAAGCTCGGTATTACAAATGCCATAACAGTTCAAGGTGTTATGGCACTGGCTGTTTTGGGTATAGTTTTTGGCTCAGTAATTGCAGCAAATTTATCAAAGTATTATGTAAATATGGGCTTATCGGCTCTTAGCGCTTTTGGTATAGCTGTGGTGCTATTTTTTATTCCACATACTTCATCCATAACTCTTTTATCCTTAGAGTTTATATTTTTTGGACTCTTCAGTGGAGTCTTGATAGTTCCGCTAAACGCAAAAATACAACTCTTATCTCCAAACATACATTTAGGTACAATTTTGGCAGGAAATAATTTTATACAGACTCTTTTTATGTTTGCTTTTTTGATGTTAACAACAATTTTCGCCTATTTTGGAGTAGATGCAACATCTCTTTTTTATCTGATGATGATAACTGGAGTTTATCTAAGTATTAAACTATTTAAAAGATACTTTGTTATGAGTTTTTGGGCATTTTTTGAACTTCTTTTTAGGATTAGATATAAGTTTAACTATGTCGGACTTGAAAATGTTGAGCCTAGTGGAGCTATTATGCTTATAGGCAATCATGTAAGTTGGATTGACTGGTTTATATTACAGCTTCCGCTTGAGAGACGTATTAGCTACATTATAGACAAAGATATCTATAAGCATAAACTTTTAAACTGGGCATTTAAGTTGGCAGAACTTATTCCTGTATCGCAAAGAGCGTCAAAAAATTCGTTTGTTGAAACCTCAATGAAATTAAAAAATGGTAAAATAGTAGCCATATTTCCAGAGGGTGAAATATCTAGAAGTTCTGATGTATCAAAATTTTATAGAGGTTATGAGTTTATCGATAGAAGTGGAAGTGTAATAGTTCCTTTTTATATCGATGGAGTTTTTGGCAGTCTTTTTGCAAGACATAAAGGCGATGCAAGAAGATGTTTTTTGAAAAAAAGAGAGATAACTCTCTATTTTGGAGAGCCAATAACTGGGACGATAACCCCAGAAGAGCTTAGAGAGATGGTAGTAAATTTAAAATGTTAA
- a CDS encoding class I SAM-dependent methyltransferase: MQEDKQRWNERYLENPMPQAVSPLLERYIEHVKIGQAIDVACGTGRNTHYLAEKGFMVDAVDISDYALGSVKNSSMIKKIDADLDKYNLTPNRYDLIVNVNYLNRRLVSQMKDALKSGGVLIFETFIVAHGDFNMPTTNLDYLLRKNELLHSFIGLEVIYYEEKIDVNLKGERIKVASLVAKKS; encoded by the coding sequence ATGCAAGAAGATAAGCAAAGATGGAATGAGCGATATTTGGAGAATCCTATGCCGCAGGCTGTTTCTCCACTACTTGAGCGATATATAGAACATGTAAAAATTGGACAAGCTATAGATGTGGCTTGTGGAACAGGTAGAAATACTCACTACTTAGCAGAAAAAGGTTTTATGGTTGATGCTGTTGATATATCTGATTATGCACTAGGGTCTGTAAAAAATAGTTCTATGATTAAAAAAATAGACGCTGATTTGGATAAATACAACCTAACTCCAAACAGATATGATTTGATTGTAAATGTAAACTATCTAAATCGTCGCCTTGTCTCTCAGATGAAAGATGCACTAAAGAGCGGTGGAGTGTTAATATTTGAAACATTTATTGTGGCGCATGGAGACTTCAATATGCCAACAACAAATCTTGACTACCTTCTTAGAAAAAATGAGCTTTTGCACTCGTTTATTGGGCTTGAAGTTATCTATTATGAAGAGAAAATAGATGTTAATTTAAAAGGTGAGAGAATAAAAGTAGCTTCACTTGTAGCTAAAAAGTCTTAG